From Streptomyces sp. NBC_00690, a single genomic window includes:
- a CDS encoding lytic polysaccharide monooxygenase auxiliary activity family 9 protein gives MNGKRKMAVAIGAGIAPLLALSLPASNAGAHGYINSPASRQAQCAANTVPCGAIKYEPQSVEGPKGLTSCSGGNAGFSELDNDGKGWKVSPVGKSTSFTWRLTARHATSTWQYYVGGRKIAEFNDGGARPGASVTHQVNFGSLSGKQKVLAVWNIADTPMAFYNCVDVDVR, from the coding sequence ATGAACGGAAAGAGGAAGATGGCCGTGGCCATCGGTGCGGGAATCGCCCCACTCCTCGCTCTCAGCCTGCCCGCCAGCAATGCGGGCGCGCACGGCTACATCAACTCACCTGCCAGCCGGCAGGCCCAGTGTGCCGCGAACACCGTCCCCTGCGGTGCCATCAAGTACGAGCCCCAGAGCGTGGAAGGACCCAAGGGGCTCACCAGCTGTAGCGGTGGGAACGCCGGATTCTCCGAGCTCGACAACGACGGCAAGGGATGGAAGGTCTCGCCCGTCGGCAAGTCGACCAGCTTCACCTGGCGGCTGACGGCGCGCCACGCCACCAGCACCTGGCAGTACTACGTCGGCGGTCGGAAGATCGCGGAGTTCAACGACGGCGGTGCACGGCCCGGCGCGTCGGTCACCCACCAGGTGAACTTCGGCTCGCTGAGCGGCAAGCAGAAGGTGCTCGCGGTGTGGAACATCGCCGACACCCCGATGGCCTTCTACAACTGCGTCGACGTCGACGTGCGCTGA
- a CDS encoding alpha/beta fold hydrolase encodes MTQTIDLGGITLAYEEFGSGEPVVLVMGAGSPGRVWRAHQVPALVAAGLRVIVFDARGVGGSSAGPEGFTLDDLRDDLAGLVEKVAGGPAHVVGTSLGARVAQHLALTRPDLVRRLAVLATRGRTDAALSAFSLAQIALHDHGVVLPAEVRAALGALANLSPASLREEIEAEDWLAILGMAPATPSAGVRAQFAAALTGFPPSVSAFAAITAPTLVVSFADDRLSPPYLGEEMAQVIPGARLEVVADAGHFGYLERPAEVNRLLVEFLTAP; translated from the coding sequence ATGACGCAGACCATCGACCTCGGTGGAATCACCCTGGCGTACGAGGAGTTCGGCAGCGGGGAACCCGTCGTGCTGGTCATGGGGGCGGGTTCGCCGGGGCGGGTGTGGCGTGCCCATCAGGTGCCCGCGCTGGTGGCCGCGGGGTTGCGGGTGATCGTCTTCGATGCCCGTGGGGTGGGTGGCAGCTCTGCCGGCCCGGAGGGGTTCACCCTGGACGACCTGAGGGACGATCTCGCGGGCCTGGTGGAGAAGGTGGCCGGGGGTCCGGCCCATGTGGTGGGGACATCCCTGGGTGCACGGGTGGCCCAACATCTGGCGCTGACCCGGCCCGACCTGGTGAGACGACTGGCCGTGCTGGCAACCCGTGGACGCACAGACGCGGCGCTCTCAGCGTTCTCGCTGGCCCAGATCGCCCTGCACGACCATGGCGTGGTCCTCCCCGCGGAGGTGCGGGCGGCACTCGGCGCACTGGCGAACCTATCGCCGGCGAGCCTGCGGGAGGAGATCGAGGCGGAGGACTGGCTCGCCATCCTGGGCATGGCACCGGCTACGCCTTCGGCGGGGGTCCGAGCGCAGTTCGCCGCGGCGCTCACGGGGTTCCCGCCGAGTGTGAGCGCATTCGCCGCCATCACCGCACCGACCTTGGTGGTCTCGTTCGCGGATGACAGGCTGTCCCCGCCGTACCTGGGTGAGGAGATGGCGCAGGTCATTCCCGGCGCCCGGCTGGAAGTGGTGGCCGACGCCGGTCACTTCGGGTACCTGGAGCGACCCGCCGAGGTGAATCGACTGCTCGTGGAGTTCTTGACGGCACCGTGA
- a CDS encoding non-ribosomal peptide synthetase, translating to MAPSGKQDIAQVLALGPLQRGLYSLNRMLHNAPARPPGNAEGPDSGGAADIYSIAVLTDFHGPLDTARLRRALTAVLARHPHLLARFWDEGLPHPVQLVPAVVDFPWREVEMTAQEFQAHVHTAQYEPFDLVEGPPLRATLARLGPDHHRLLVVFHHIVLDGWSVPLFWRELADRYEEGGREPVTPSPAYPEYIGWLQRQDRQGSLRRWREMLSGVDEPTVVASTAPPGVAPLPRLTMRSLEGPALDALLARVRSLNLTVNTVAQVAWAVLLHRLTGRADTTFGVTVSGRPEEVPGIESSIGLFINTVPARISLRPDEPLDALCRRVQKDAAEQRAHGYVGLSEIQREAGAGDLFDTMMIFHNTPKGTARDTLDLGDGVKMAPVLMDSYTHYPLTVVPFLLDDRLYVNVDHVDALLGGLDAGRLAERFLHLVQEIARDPGRTHRDLDVLLPQEASELRALAGGPTAPPQQDRPADHGVHRAFEQAADRHPRRTAVIDATGELDYGTLDRWSNAVAHRLRALGVGPESRVAVALPRTKEFFVALLGVLKAGGTLVPLDLSAPQDRNTTIVELAGTRVLIAEPGAADWWAGERCSTGSSAPAVGAQGTERLMGTTAADQAVHTVFTSGSTGEPKGVIATHGGLLALLAAHREEIYGPVIGDTEQVLRVGHGWSFAFDASWQPQLALLSGHTVVLFDEEDQRDPNRLVGKIHEHRVDMLDTSPSMLGRLAEAGLIEGDRCPLAILALGGEDIPRSVWDVLAGLQGTRVHNFYGPTEITVEAVNAFVVAGEEPQIGSAAPGSSAQVLGPDLRPVPLGVRGELYLGGLQVARGYQARSALTAERFVPDPVTGERLYRTGDVVRRNAAGRLVFLGRADDQVKIRGYRIELAEIVAALETRPDVSRAVVVAQSGAQGRVLVAYVVATEEVRATGVRLDQVDLREDLARRIPHYMVPARWVELDAIPLTVNSKVDLRALPRPSGGGESSDASRPPASDAERTVLTAARALLDEPHLGVDDDMFHRGMDSIATITLVGELRRAGLNCTPRQIAVHRTAAELARAVTAAREPEAVAAAAGKDTEPARVRTPALDWMQGLGSYRRFAQSQLISLPGGITADELTRVLERLRAAHPQLSARTVREADGRLALLATAPGAVPEVLVVEEHPRLTPQTVLESAHRVWERLDPANGAMMVGAFLRETETGVGRLFLAVHHAVVDIVSWHVLLEDLAACHGSDQGTLLTEHTTMVEWSRALAARAAGAELRDQLPHWEGVAREYERAPRLARRVADPGVHTRGRLVSHRVTVDATTTAALLRSALTTPEGALLSAVALAEAGWRERHGHPVDSGLTVVREGHGRRDDLVGPFVDGTVDSSRTVGWFNVFHPVVLDAGVDGRLTPEGARADREAALALLRKVAQELAAVPHGGFDHGLLGAEVAVPAEVFFSYLGRLDQVVAVDDDRPWTLVVDDALREVFPQDSEPDAAQPYPLELICAVHPGPDGPVVEALWRYDPGICDAGDIHDLAALWRGALDALAVAVAENERTGA from the coding sequence GTCCACACCGCCCAGTACGAGCCCTTCGACCTGGTGGAGGGGCCGCCCCTGCGGGCCACCCTGGCCAGACTGGGCCCCGATCACCACCGGCTGTTGGTGGTCTTCCACCACATCGTGCTCGACGGCTGGTCCGTGCCGCTGTTCTGGCGGGAGCTCGCGGATCGCTACGAGGAGGGCGGTCGGGAGCCCGTGACGCCCTCCCCCGCGTATCCCGAGTACATCGGCTGGCTGCAACGGCAAGACCGACAGGGTTCGTTGCGCCGGTGGCGGGAGATGCTCTCCGGTGTGGACGAGCCGACGGTGGTCGCGAGTACGGCGCCTCCGGGTGTGGCTCCGCTGCCCCGGCTGACCATGCGCTCCCTGGAGGGGCCGGCGCTCGATGCACTGCTCGCCCGAGTGAGGTCCCTCAACCTCACGGTCAACACGGTCGCCCAGGTGGCCTGGGCGGTGCTGCTGCACCGGCTGACCGGCCGGGCGGACACGACCTTCGGGGTGACGGTCTCGGGCCGACCGGAAGAGGTGCCCGGCATCGAGTCATCCATCGGACTGTTCATCAACACGGTCCCCGCGCGCATCTCGCTCCGGCCGGACGAACCGCTCGACGCACTGTGCCGACGCGTCCAGAAGGACGCGGCGGAGCAACGCGCCCACGGTTATGTGGGTTTGAGCGAGATCCAGCGCGAAGCCGGCGCGGGCGACCTCTTCGACACCATGATGATCTTCCACAACACACCGAAGGGAACGGCACGGGACACCCTGGACCTCGGCGACGGTGTGAAGATGGCGCCAGTCCTGATGGACAGCTACACCCACTATCCGCTGACGGTGGTCCCCTTCCTCCTCGACGATCGGCTGTACGTCAACGTCGACCACGTCGACGCCCTGCTCGGCGGGCTGGACGCCGGACGTCTCGCGGAACGGTTCCTGCATCTGGTGCAGGAGATCGCTCGCGACCCAGGGCGTACGCACCGCGATCTGGACGTCCTGTTGCCCCAGGAGGCGTCGGAACTGAGGGCGCTCGCCGGCGGGCCCACCGCACCGCCCCAGCAGGATCGGCCGGCCGACCACGGCGTGCATCGCGCCTTCGAGCAGGCCGCTGATCGGCATCCCCGGCGTACGGCCGTCATCGATGCCACGGGGGAGCTCGACTACGGCACCTTGGACCGCTGGTCCAACGCCGTCGCACACCGATTGCGCGCCCTCGGCGTCGGGCCGGAGAGCCGGGTCGCGGTGGCGCTGCCGCGCACCAAGGAGTTCTTCGTCGCCCTCCTCGGGGTGCTGAAGGCCGGGGGCACCCTCGTACCCCTCGATCTCTCCGCTCCGCAGGACCGCAACACCACCATCGTCGAACTGGCGGGCACCCGCGTGCTCATCGCCGAGCCGGGTGCAGCGGACTGGTGGGCGGGCGAACGCTGCTCGACGGGGTCGTCGGCTCCCGCCGTCGGTGCACAGGGCACCGAACGGCTGATGGGCACCACGGCCGCCGACCAGGCGGTGCACACGGTGTTCACCTCGGGCTCCACCGGAGAGCCGAAGGGGGTCATCGCCACTCACGGAGGGCTGCTGGCGCTGCTGGCAGCGCATCGGGAGGAGATCTACGGGCCGGTCATCGGCGACACCGAACAGGTGCTGCGGGTGGGGCACGGCTGGTCGTTCGCCTTCGACGCGAGTTGGCAACCACAACTCGCCCTGCTCAGCGGCCACACCGTGGTCCTCTTCGACGAGGAGGACCAGCGCGATCCAAACCGGCTGGTGGGCAAGATCCACGAACACCGGGTGGACATGCTGGACACCTCGCCGTCGATGCTGGGCCGGCTGGCCGAGGCAGGTTTGATCGAGGGTGATCGATGCCCGCTGGCCATCCTGGCACTGGGCGGCGAGGACATCCCGCGCAGCGTCTGGGATGTGCTGGCCGGGCTCCAGGGCACCAGGGTGCACAACTTCTACGGTCCGACCGAGATCACCGTGGAGGCGGTCAACGCGTTCGTCGTCGCCGGTGAGGAGCCACAGATCGGCAGCGCCGCACCGGGGTCATCGGCCCAGGTACTCGGCCCGGATCTGCGGCCGGTGCCGCTCGGAGTGCGCGGGGAGTTGTACCTCGGCGGCCTACAGGTGGCGCGCGGCTACCAGGCCCGGTCGGCGCTCACCGCGGAGCGCTTCGTACCAGACCCGGTCACCGGGGAGCGTCTCTACCGCACCGGGGACGTGGTCCGACGCAATGCGGCGGGCCGGTTGGTGTTCCTCGGCCGGGCGGATGACCAGGTGAAGATCCGCGGCTATCGGATCGAGCTCGCGGAGATCGTCGCCGCACTGGAGACTCGGCCCGATGTGTCCCGGGCGGTGGTCGTGGCGCAGTCGGGAGCCCAGGGTCGCGTCCTGGTCGCGTATGTGGTGGCGACCGAGGAGGTACGGGCCACGGGCGTGCGTTTGGATCAGGTGGACCTTCGGGAGGACCTGGCCCGGCGCATTCCGCACTACATGGTGCCGGCCCGCTGGGTGGAGTTGGACGCGATCCCGCTGACGGTCAACAGCAAGGTGGACCTGAGGGCCCTGCCGCGGCCGTCGGGGGGCGGGGAGTCCTCTGACGCCTCCCGGCCACCGGCGAGCGATGCAGAGCGTACGGTGCTCACGGCGGCGCGGGCCCTGCTCGACGAGCCACATCTGGGTGTCGACGACGACATGTTCCACCGTGGGATGGACAGCATCGCCACCATCACGCTCGTGGGCGAACTGCGGCGGGCCGGGCTGAACTGCACCCCGCGGCAGATCGCGGTGCACCGCACCGCGGCCGAACTGGCGCGGGCGGTGACCGCCGCCCGGGAGCCGGAAGCAGTCGCAGCCGCGGCCGGCAAAGACACGGAGCCCGCCCGGGTGCGCACTCCGGCACTGGATTGGATGCAAGGGCTGGGCTCCTACCGTCGTTTCGCCCAGTCCCAGTTGATCTCCCTGCCCGGGGGGATCACCGCGGACGAGCTCACGCGTGTGCTGGAGCGGCTGCGCGCGGCGCATCCACAACTGTCGGCGCGGACCGTACGGGAGGCGGACGGGCGGCTCGCCCTGCTCGCCACGGCACCCGGCGCCGTGCCCGAAGTACTGGTGGTGGAGGAGCATCCACGACTGACTCCGCAGACCGTCCTGGAGAGCGCGCACCGCGTCTGGGAGCGGCTCGATCCCGCCAACGGCGCGATGATGGTGGGCGCGTTCCTACGGGAGACGGAGACCGGGGTGGGGCGGTTGTTCCTCGCCGTTCACCATGCGGTGGTGGACATCGTGTCCTGGCACGTCCTGCTGGAGGACCTTGCGGCCTGCCACGGCTCCGACCAGGGCACGCTGCTCACGGAGCACACGACCATGGTGGAGTGGTCCCGGGCGCTGGCCGCTCGGGCAGCCGGGGCCGAGCTACGCGACCAACTGCCGCACTGGGAAGGCGTGGCACGGGAGTACGAGCGGGCACCGAGGCTTGCGCGTCGGGTCGCCGATCCGGGCGTGCACACCCGCGGGCGGTTGGTGTCCCACCGGGTGACGGTGGACGCGACCACGACGGCGGCACTGTTGCGTTCGGCGTTGACCACTCCTGAGGGGGCGCTGCTCTCGGCGGTGGCACTCGCGGAGGCAGGTTGGCGGGAACGCCACGGGCATCCTGTGGACAGTGGACTGACCGTGGTGCGGGAGGGACACGGACGGCGGGACGACCTGGTCGGTCCCTTCGTGGACGGCACCGTCGACAGCTCTCGGACGGTGGGTTGGTTCAATGTGTTCCACCCCGTCGTGCTGGACGCAGGCGTAGACGGGCGGCTGACGCCCGAGGGTGCGCGGGCGGATCGCGAAGCCGCGCTCGCGTTGTTGCGGAAGGTGGCGCAGGAGTTGGCAGCCGTACCCCATGGCGGGTTCGACCACGGTCTGCTCGGTGCGGAGGTGGCGGTACCGGCCGAGGTGTTCTTCAGCTATCTCGGCCGTTTGGACCAGGTCGTCGCGGTTGATGATGACCGCCCGTGGACGCTGGTGGTCGACGACGCACTGCGGGAGGTCTTCCCGCAGGACAGCGAGCCGGATGCGGCCCAACCGTATCCGCTGGAGCTCATCTGCGCCGTCCATCCGGGGCCGGACGGCCCGGTGGTGGAGGCGTTGTGGCGGTACGACCCCGGCATCTGTGACGCAGGGGACATCCATGATCTGGCCGCGCTGTGGCGGGGGGCGCTCGATGCGCTGGCCGTCGCCGTCGCGGAGAATGAGAGGACGGGCGCATGA
- a CDS encoding SRPBCC family protein: MGVYNVHERLLSAKEEDVGALIDALASDDDRLWPHGSWPRMTLDGPLTTGAVGGHGPIRYTVAAHVPALWVRFAFSGPRGFDGFHEFTVLPVDDGNTLLRHTLAMRTHGPARLTWPALWRPLHDALLEDSLDRAELACTGTVARPARWNAYVRLLRRLGRVRTR; this comes from the coding sequence ATGGGCGTCTACAACGTGCACGAACGACTGCTGTCCGCCAAGGAGGAGGACGTGGGCGCGCTGATCGACGCCCTGGCGAGCGACGACGATCGGCTCTGGCCGCACGGATCGTGGCCGCGCATGACGCTCGACGGTCCACTGACGACCGGGGCTGTCGGGGGCCACGGACCGATCCGATACACGGTCGCAGCCCATGTGCCCGCGCTCTGGGTGCGGTTCGCTTTCAGCGGGCCGCGCGGCTTCGACGGATTCCATGAGTTCACGGTTCTGCCTGTCGACGACGGGAACACCCTGCTGCGACACACGCTCGCCATGCGGACCCACGGCCCGGCCCGGCTGACGTGGCCGGCCCTGTGGCGGCCCCTACACGACGCACTGCTTGAGGACAGCCTCGACCGCGCCGAACTGGCCTGTACGGGCACGGTGGCGCGCCCGGCCCGATGGAATGCGTACGTTCGTCTGCTGCGGCGCCTCGGCCGGGTCCGAACCCGATGA
- a CDS encoding TetR/AcrR family transcriptional regulator, translated as MARPPRFDVDQLLDAAVRRAAAAGPAGVTMSAVAKDVGAPSGSVYHRFPGRSALLAEVWLRTVEGFQEGYLKALEADDDPRRAGRAAARHVVAWSRAHPEEAALLLYGAEDFGRADWSEEHGDRADRGNRRVRTALAALAVTLGAKGPGAVECVALALVDLPLSLVRRHLRAGEPLPLHAEELAEQCATVLLSGLLAGEISA; from the coding sequence ATGGCCAGGCCACCCCGTTTCGACGTTGACCAGTTGCTCGACGCCGCCGTCCGAAGGGCCGCGGCGGCAGGTCCGGCAGGGGTGACCATGTCGGCCGTCGCCAAGGACGTGGGCGCGCCGAGCGGTTCGGTCTATCACCGCTTCCCCGGGCGGTCCGCGCTGCTCGCCGAGGTGTGGCTACGAACGGTGGAGGGCTTCCAGGAGGGATACCTCAAGGCCCTGGAAGCAGATGACGACCCTCGGCGTGCAGGGCGTGCCGCGGCCCGTCATGTCGTCGCCTGGAGTCGGGCGCATCCCGAGGAGGCCGCCCTCCTTCTCTACGGCGCGGAGGACTTCGGGCGGGCCGACTGGTCCGAAGAGCACGGAGATCGCGCGGACCGCGGCAATCGGCGCGTGCGTACCGCCCTCGCCGCCCTCGCGGTGACCCTGGGCGCCAAGGGTCCCGGCGCGGTCGAGTGCGTCGCGCTCGCCCTAGTCGATCTGCCGCTCTCACTGGTCCGTCGTCACCTCAGGGCCGGGGAGCCGCTGCCCCTCCATGCCGAGGAGCTCGCCGAGCAGTGCGCGACGGTGCTGCTCAGTGGCCTCCTCGCAGGGGAGATCTCTGCCTAG